Below is a genomic region from Clostridia bacterium.
CGCTCCACTTGTAGAGCAAGCTCAAGTCTTCTTGATAACGGCCCGCAAAGGGGTTCTTGAAAACAGCGACGGCCGCTGCCTTGCGTGTGGGTTGTACCAGCTTGGTAACCCCGTCACCATGGGTTTCTTCTACCACGGTATATATTTTTCTAATGGTTAAAGTCTCGTTGCTCATTGATCATGGCACCTCCACTTTTTACTTTGCCTGGTGCACAGGCATGATTTTATTTTTCCACCCTGCCGGTTCTACAGCCGTCAAGCCGCCGGTGCACACCACGGCAGCTACCAGCAGCTTCCGGCTGACAAATTCCCCGGCCATGGCTATCCCTTGCTGCAATGCTTTTTCATAGGTCTTTTCGTCCACACCCTCCACGGAAACGGTGACCAGCTGGCCGGGGATATCCGTCTGGGGATCCAGCTCTTCCGCCGGCACTTGTTTGATCCCGGGATGGGGATAAAAGGTGCTGTTCCCCAAGACCGTGGCACAGGCATCCGCGGTGCTGGCATCCGCAGCCAAGGCCACGACCGCCGAAGCTATGCCCCTGGTCAAACCCCGCCCGCCGAGCCCGCTGGTAGCTATCCCACCAATGCCGCTTTGACTGTCCAACTCCAAGACATAATCAGAAGCGTAGACATCAATAGACGAGGTTAATCCCACCCGCACAGTGCTGTCATCTTTGATCCGGATGGCGAGATCGCCGCCGTTGTTAATGATGACCCTGGTGGCTCCTTGCCGCACCAGGTAATCCGCCACTTCGTCGGCAAAGGCC
It encodes:
- a CDS encoding UPF0280 family protein produces the protein MLQFLKPGKYYLDYGPIQMTIQAYKYHEPLEEEIIAAAAYAGELLEQLSRHLKLARIPAVQIQQVEGLPLILQRMIRAAGNCREPGLTSMAAVAGAFADEVADYLVRQGATRVIINNGGDLAIRIKDDSTVRVGLTSSIDVYASDYVLELDSQSGIGGIATSGLGGRGLTRGIASAVVALAADASTADACATVLGNSTFYPHPGIKQVPAEELDPQTDIPGQLVTVSVEGVDEKTYEKALQQGIAMAGEFVSRKLLVAAVVCTGGLTAVEPAGWKNKIMPVHQAK